From the Desulfosarcina sp. BuS5 genome, one window contains:
- a CDS encoding IS1 family transposase, with translation MQNTANTALTLFCPRKSCKCYQSTENKITKDGVYITKSDFEPRQMFYCNGGKHRFSETGYSDLFGKHGSFKEYDQTAKLNSYGLGTDAIADVLQKDRRTIEQWQKAIGQKGQQFHLFLCFTIGLTIVFLQMDELWSYLKNKSQQLWVFIALESATKFWIGFELGSRITYTANRLVKGVKKLGKWGKDNILKVATDKLAAYKNALENIMPEIPYAYLQIVKRRIKRRLVTVKKYFVKGTVKDFPGKSQNTSFIERLNLTLRQHISYLQRKTLGYCKNKLNFSNVMWINLFNYNYIQFHKSLRIRINNENEKFIKKYNHNTLSMQMGLTNSPLNWRYLITVPIPCKLRYSPLSRQKTRFFKVRF, from the coding sequence ATGCAAAATACAGCAAATACAGCCCTAACACTTTTTTGTCCCAGGAAAAGCTGCAAATGTTATCAATCAACCGAGAACAAAATCACCAAGGATGGAGTTTACATAACAAAATCCGATTTTGAGCCAAGACAAATGTTTTACTGCAATGGTGGCAAACATAGATTCTCAGAAACAGGATATTCCGATCTTTTTGGAAAGCATGGCAGCTTTAAAGAGTATGATCAAACGGCAAAGCTAAACTCTTACGGCCTTGGCACTGATGCAATTGCCGATGTACTTCAAAAAGATCGAAGGACAATTGAACAATGGCAAAAAGCTATTGGACAAAAAGGCCAGCAATTTCACCTATTTCTTTGTTTTACTATCGGACTTACCATTGTATTTCTCCAAATGGATGAACTATGGTCTTACCTTAAAAATAAAAGTCAACAATTATGGGTTTTTATCGCTCTTGAATCAGCAACAAAATTCTGGATCGGTTTCGAGTTGGGTTCAAGAATAACTTACACTGCAAACCGTTTAGTAAAGGGCGTTAAAAAGTTGGGCAAATGGGGAAAAGATAATATATTAAAGGTCGCTACAGATAAATTAGCGGCTTACAAAAATGCGCTCGAAAACATTATGCCTGAGATTCCTTATGCTTACCTGCAAATTGTTAAGCGCCGAATAAAGCGTCGGCTTGTAACAGTTAAAAAATATTTTGTGAAAGGTACTGTAAAAGATTTCCCCGGAAAAAGCCAAAACACCTCATTTATTGAGAGACTGAACCTTACCCTAAGGCAACATATCTCCTATCTTCAGAGAAAAACCCTGGGGTATTGCAAGAACAAGCTGAATTTTAGTAATGTAATGTGGATTAACTTATTCAACTATAATTACATACAATTTCATAAGAGCTTACGAATACGAATTAACAATGAAAACGAGAAATTTATAAAAAAGTATAACCATAATACACTATCAATGCAGATGGGACTTACGAATTCTCCACTAAACTGGAGATATCTCATTACAGTCCCAATACCTTGTAAGTTAAGGTACTCCCCATTGTCAAGACAAAAAACAAGGTTTTTTAAGGTGCGCTTTTGA
- a CDS encoding sugar phosphate nucleotidyltransferase, with protein sequence MKAMILAAGFGTRLRPFTENIPKPLFTISQNPLLDITIRNLQKAGCEAIIVNTHHLHETIESYILSQDYSIPVYTRHESSILGTGGAIKNVEDFWDSAPFMVINSDIITDIDFNEVYDFHLKGDSLATLVVHDYYEFNKLRIDRNGFIKSFNNMENDGEEEKDNFKLLAFTGIHVLDPEITNFIPAGKFSSIIDVYIKLGQQNKKIKAFVANNLYWRDIGTLDSYRKTVIENMAATAFKKTGYSSLPKNINHTKLKGDGSDRKWYRFSAGSHSLVMSDHGINTLGTRSEVGAFVKIGHHLYEKGIPVPEIYLYDTFSGIVFLEDLGDRNLQLLVHQDGNAENVILWYKSVIDLLIKMSFKGAEGFDPLWTFQSADYNIELILEKECRYFVDAFLNVYSGLNHLYENFLDDFMCLAKKAVESDVTGFMHRDFQSRNIMEKKGDFYFIDFQGGRRGPIQYDLASLLIDPYVNLPDSVQSELVEYCITRLSSFINLNREKFILCYQHCAITRNLQILGAFGYLGRVKGKRFFEQYIPGALTTLRRNLQKLGGDVFPVLAATIKDRSLGNGL encoded by the coding sequence ATGAAAGCTATGATCCTGGCCGCCGGCTTCGGTACACGCCTGCGCCCTTTTACTGAAAATATACCCAAACCCCTGTTTACAATTTCTCAAAACCCCCTGCTTGATATCACCATCCGCAATCTGCAAAAAGCAGGGTGCGAAGCGATAATAGTTAATACCCATCATCTGCATGAAACGATTGAATCTTACATATTATCACAGGATTATTCTATTCCTGTGTACACTCGACATGAATCCTCCATTTTAGGCACCGGCGGCGCCATAAAGAATGTTGAGGATTTCTGGGACAGCGCCCCTTTTATGGTTATTAACAGTGATATAATCACGGATATTGATTTTAATGAAGTTTATGATTTCCATTTGAAAGGCGACAGCCTTGCTACACTTGTGGTGCATGATTATTATGAATTTAATAAACTCAGAATTGACAGGAATGGTTTTATTAAAAGTTTTAACAATATGGAAAACGATGGGGAAGAGGAAAAAGATAACTTTAAGCTGTTAGCGTTTACTGGCATCCATGTTCTCGATCCCGAAATTACGAATTTTATACCCGCAGGTAAATTCTCCAGTATCATTGATGTATACATAAAATTGGGGCAGCAGAACAAAAAAATTAAGGCTTTTGTTGCAAACAACTTGTACTGGAGAGATATAGGCACGCTGGATAGTTATAGAAAAACTGTAATTGAGAATATGGCCGCAACTGCTTTTAAAAAAACAGGGTACTCTTCACTCCCAAAAAATATAAACCATACAAAACTTAAAGGTGACGGTTCAGACAGGAAATGGTACAGGTTTTCTGCGGGCTCACATTCCCTGGTAATGTCGGATCATGGCATAAACACGCTTGGCACAAGATCAGAGGTCGGAGCATTCGTAAAAATCGGGCATCATCTTTATGAAAAAGGAATCCCTGTTCCTGAAATATATCTTTATGATACATTTTCAGGAATAGTATTTCTGGAAGATCTGGGAGACAGAAATCTTCAGTTGCTTGTTCATCAGGATGGAAATGCGGAAAATGTTATTTTATGGTATAAATCCGTAATCGATCTTTTAATCAAAATGTCTTTTAAAGGAGCAGAAGGGTTTGATCCTTTATGGACATTTCAGTCAGCAGATTATAATATTGAACTTATCCTTGAAAAGGAATGTCGGTATTTTGTAGATGCTTTTTTAAATGTATATTCAGGTCTGAATCATTTGTATGAAAATTTTTTGGATGATTTTATGTGCCTTGCGAAAAAAGCAGTTGAATCAGATGTGACCGGATTTATGCACAGGGATTTTCAATCGCGTAATATCATGGAAAAAAAAGGCGATTTTTATTTCATAGATTTTCAGGGCGGCCGCAGGGGGCCAATTCAATATGACCTTGCTTCGCTTTTGATTGATCCTTATGTGAACCTGCCTGATTCTGTTCAGTCGGAACTTGTGGAATATTGCATAACAAGATTATCCTCATTTATTAATCTGAATCGGGAAAAATTCATTTTATGCTATCAACATTGCGCCATAACAAGAAATTTACAGATCCTGGGCGCCTTCGGGTATCTTGGCCGCGTTAAGGGCAAGAGGTTTTTTGAGCAATATATTCCCGGCGCGCTTACAACACTCAGACGTAACCTGCAGAAGCTGGGTGGAGATGTTTTTCCTGTTTTAGCTGCAACTATAAAAGACAGGAGCTTGGGGAACGGATTATGA
- a CDS encoding nucleotidyltransferase family protein, translating into MLNIKKIKENLYKREKAKKQARLKRFDAATSDFNAIVQMIINQYSPKKLVQWGSLLVPEQFDENSDIDIAIEGISDAAKYFALLGDAMKLTRFPLDIIQLEKIEPEFAELILLKGKIIYES; encoded by the coding sequence ATGTTGAATATAAAAAAAATAAAAGAAAATTTATATAAACGGGAAAAAGCAAAAAAACAGGCTCGGCTTAAGCGTTTTGATGCAGCCACAAGCGATTTTAATGCAATTGTGCAAATGATCATCAATCAATACTCCCCTAAAAAACTTGTGCAATGGGGTTCATTATTAGTTCCTGAACAGTTTGATGAAAATTCGGATATTGATATTGCCATAGAAGGGATTTCGGATGCAGCGAAATATTTTGCGTTATTGGGGGATGCAATGAAATTGACACGCTTTCCATTGGATATCATTCAATTGGAAAAAATTGAACCTGAATTTGCAGAATTAATTTTATTAAAGGGAAAAATTATTTATGAGTCTTGA
- a CDS encoding extracellular solute-binding protein, whose protein sequence is MKRIKIITALLLLLAVTVSVSAEQRFPEKGWKDRPNPIAGPDAVTGGEISVFAGQYPKSLNYYLDNNVLSAEIFGAMFETLLSMNPVTMEYEPGLASTWSISDDKKEFTFTINKKARWSDGSPVTASDVKFTYDIIMDPKNLTGPHKVDMERFHPPDVIDDYTIRFVAENVHWKNLGVVGGFHILCRNALKKKDFNKINFAFPVVSGPYMLGKIDEGVSITMERRKDWWNRSSKSSLGTGNFQQIKFKFFAERENAFEAFKKGNIDLFPIYTSRIWINETGGEKFLKNRIVKQKIFNHKPIGFQGFAMNLRKPPFDDIRVRKAMALLLDRKKMNSVLMYNQYFLHRSYFEDLYSKDIPCPNPLIKMDKEKARELLKKAGWIVNPETGFLEKNKKKFSFKFLTRSSSAEKFLAIYAEDLKDVGIELVIDKKDWAAWAKDMDGFNFQMTWAVWGSGIFKDPEGMWSSMEADRKGGNNITGFKNKKVDLLIEEQKSNFNIGERNKIYRKIDQLVYEDFPYVLLWNINYTRLLYWNRFGTPDTVLSKYGDERSAYWYWWVDEDSEADLRDAMEEETPLPQKERSIVFDDLFKP, encoded by the coding sequence ATGAAACGCATTAAAATAATCACAGCGCTTTTATTGCTGCTTGCTGTTACAGTATCTGTTTCAGCGGAACAGCGCTTTCCGGAAAAAGGATGGAAAGATCGACCCAATCCGATTGCCGGCCCTGATGCGGTGACCGGTGGAGAAATTTCTGTTTTTGCAGGCCAGTATCCTAAAAGCCTTAATTATTATCTTGACAATAATGTCTTGTCTGCGGAAATTTTTGGAGCAATGTTCGAAACCCTGCTTTCCATGAATCCGGTCACCATGGAGTACGAACCCGGCCTCGCATCAACCTGGTCAATATCGGATGACAAAAAGGAATTTACCTTTACCATTAACAAAAAAGCCCGCTGGAGTGACGGGAGCCCTGTAACAGCCTCTGATGTCAAATTTACTTACGATATTATCATGGACCCCAAAAATCTTACAGGCCCTCATAAGGTGGATATGGAACGATTCCATCCGCCTGATGTTATAGACGATTATACTATTAGGTTTGTTGCTGAAAATGTTCACTGGAAAAATCTTGGAGTAGTCGGAGGGTTTCATATCCTGTGTCGGAACGCTCTGAAAAAAAAGGATTTTAATAAAATTAATTTTGCTTTTCCTGTTGTTTCGGGCCCTTATATGTTGGGAAAAATTGATGAAGGAGTTTCCATAACTATGGAGCGACGCAAAGACTGGTGGAACAGGTCTAGCAAATCTTCACTTGGAACCGGTAATTTTCAGCAGATTAAGTTTAAATTTTTTGCGGAACGTGAAAATGCATTTGAAGCATTTAAAAAGGGTAATATAGATCTTTTCCCTATTTATACCTCCAGGATATGGATAAATGAAACCGGAGGTGAAAAATTTTTAAAAAACCGGATTGTAAAGCAGAAGATATTTAACCATAAGCCCATAGGATTTCAGGGGTTTGCCATGAATTTAAGGAAACCGCCTTTTGATGATATCAGGGTTCGCAAAGCCATGGCGCTGTTGCTTGACCGAAAAAAGATGAACAGTGTTTTGATGTATAATCAATATTTTTTACACAGATCTTATTTTGAAGACCTTTATTCCAAAGATATACCCTGCCCGAATCCGCTTATCAAAATGGATAAGGAAAAAGCACGGGAACTACTGAAAAAAGCAGGATGGATTGTTAATCCGGAGACAGGCTTTCTTGAAAAAAATAAAAAAAAATTCTCATTCAAGTTTTTAACAAGGAGTTCTTCTGCGGAGAAATTTCTTGCAATCTATGCCGAGGACCTTAAAGATGTAGGGATAGAGTTAGTTATAGACAAAAAGGATTGGGCTGCCTGGGCAAAAGACATGGATGGGTTCAATTTCCAGATGACATGGGCCGTTTGGGGTTCCGGAATTTTTAAAGACCCCGAGGGGATGTGGTCATCAATGGAAGCGGACAGGAAAGGCGGCAATAATATAACAGGTTTTAAGAATAAAAAAGTAGATCTTCTGATAGAAGAACAGAAGTCAAATTTCAATATCGGAGAAAGAAACAAAATATACAGAAAAATAGATCAATTAGTCTATGAGGATTTTCCATATGTGCTATTATGGAACATAAATTATACCCGTCTTCTTTATTGGAATCGTTTCGGCACCCCTGATACTGTACTCTCAAAATACGGAGATGAAAGAAGCGCATACTGGTACTGGTGGGTTGATGAGGATTCGGAAGCCGATCTCCGGGATGCCATGGAAGAGGAGACTCCATTGCCACAAAAGGAGCGGTCAATCGTTTTTGATGACCTGTTCAAACCATAG
- a CDS encoding MBL fold metallo-hydrolase translates to MLTPPLNEEVEISIFGPGYGECILVHIGFNDWIIIDSCISPSSKEPCAIEYLSSIGVPLDTGVKLVIATHWHDDHIRGIGKTVNSCSNATFVCSDGLLTKEFVTFIKAYGARPGLNEGINEFDIVLKSLETSHRTPKYASAEKALWKRNGPSKPSCCITALSPADFAIHLAKIQLKELFPQENTTKRDVVAPQPNNVAVVIWIEVGGICLLLGSDLENSPDKRHGWAAIVDSNLRPEGIASVFKIPHHGSKNADLPKVWQKMLIKNPLAVMTPFSKGNVSLPTLEDINRIKSQTSEGYITASPGVKRVKKPKIVEQFVKGATKSIYQANSFFGHARFRADLKSQPIDWKTELFQSATSLNSLKV, encoded by the coding sequence ATGTTGACACCGCCTCTTAACGAAGAAGTTGAAATATCAATATTTGGTCCAGGATATGGAGAGTGTATTTTAGTCCATATTGGTTTTAATGATTGGATAATTATTGATTCGTGTATCAGCCCTTCCTCAAAAGAACCATGTGCTATTGAATATTTATCCAGCATTGGAGTACCGTTAGATACAGGTGTAAAACTGGTTATCGCTACCCATTGGCATGATGACCACATTAGGGGGATCGGCAAAACCGTTAACTCCTGTTCAAATGCAACATTCGTATGCTCGGATGGTCTTTTAACAAAAGAATTTGTAACATTTATAAAGGCATATGGAGCAAGGCCAGGCTTGAATGAAGGCATAAACGAATTCGATATTGTTTTAAAGTCGTTGGAAACTTCTCATAGAACGCCGAAATATGCCAGCGCAGAAAAAGCCCTTTGGAAAAGAAATGGACCAAGCAAGCCTTCCTGTTGCATTACAGCATTATCGCCTGCTGATTTTGCAATACATTTAGCAAAAATTCAGCTAAAGGAACTTTTCCCGCAAGAAAATACAACAAAGCGAGATGTTGTGGCGCCTCAACCAAACAATGTCGCTGTTGTTATTTGGATTGAGGTCGGAGGTATTTGCCTGCTTCTTGGCTCTGACCTTGAAAATTCCCCAGACAAAAGACATGGGTGGGCGGCTATTGTTGATTCAAACCTGCGTCCGGAAGGTATAGCTTCGGTTTTTAAAATCCCACATCACGGCTCTAAAAATGCCGATTTGCCGAAAGTGTGGCAAAAAATGTTGATAAAAAACCCTTTAGCGGTAATGACGCCATTTTCAAAAGGAAATGTTAGTCTGCCAACCCTTGAGGATATCAACAGAATTAAAAGCCAAACTTCTGAAGGTTACATTACAGCATCGCCAGGAGTAAAACGCGTTAAGAAGCCCAAAATAGTTGAACAATTTGTAAAAGGTGCCACCAAATCAATATACCAAGCTAATAGTTTTTTTGGTCATGCCCGTTTTCGAGCTGATTTAAAAAGCCAGCCAATAGACTGGAAAACAGAACTTTTTCAATCGGCTACTTCCCTTAATAGCTTGAAAGTGTAA
- the panP gene encoding pyridoxal-dependent aspartate 1-decarboxylase PanP — protein sequence MHNKKTGPNKEKKKLVADWSSLIRVFLRPENETSRNTLVKYMRPILFGLHDFLNQHVGVTRKFSLKDMANYFTSSILSEQPEKKLDDVITDLIENIAPHAVNIASPYFVGHMTSAIPFFMVHLKTIVTALNQNVVKLETSKVVSVLEKQVIAKIHRLLYQKEDTFYDENIQNAHTTLGCFVEDGTLANLTAMWVARDNLLPPTKEGFEGVESEGILAVYNAYGIERCVVLVSRLGHLSLRKAGGLLGIGNKNVIPVDVDEHNRIKLDSLNNIIKDIKKDEKNTKILAIVGIAGTTETGTIDPLKELGSICAENNIHYHVDAAWGGPTIMSKKYRHLLKGIELADSITIDGHKQLYMPMTCGMVYFKDPARMDAVAYHSNYINRPGSVDLGIKSVAGSREANSIILDSALKIMGTQGYALLIEHSIETAVKFAQEIKNRPDFQLITEPQLNIITYRICPLSIQQQLDYADHEQRKAINQRLNEITRIIQILQREAGNSFVSRTTLLIGNSHKEEIVVFRCVLMNPLTDMTILRKILDEQEKIYRMILPEDR from the coding sequence ATGCATAATAAAAAAACAGGCCCAAACAAAGAAAAAAAAAAATTAGTAGCAGACTGGTCGTCTCTTATAAGGGTATTCCTAAGGCCGGAAAATGAAACTTCCAGAAATACTTTAGTAAAATATATGCGGCCTATTCTTTTCGGATTACATGATTTTTTAAATCAACATGTGGGAGTCACCCGCAAGTTCAGCCTGAAGGATATGGCAAATTATTTTACAAGTTCCATACTGAGCGAACAACCCGAAAAAAAACTGGATGATGTTATAACGGATCTTATTGAAAATATTGCACCACATGCAGTCAACATAGCTTCTCCCTATTTTGTGGGCCATATGACGTCCGCCATACCATTTTTCATGGTACATCTTAAAACAATAGTTACCGCCCTTAACCAAAATGTGGTTAAACTTGAAACTTCAAAGGTTGTTTCGGTCCTTGAAAAACAGGTTATAGCAAAGATACACCGCCTGCTTTATCAAAAAGAGGATACTTTTTATGATGAAAATATCCAGAATGCCCATACAACGTTAGGCTGTTTTGTAGAGGACGGCACCCTGGCAAATCTTACCGCTATGTGGGTCGCCAGAGACAACCTGCTTCCCCCCACTAAAGAGGGGTTTGAAGGTGTTGAAAGTGAGGGCATCCTGGCTGTGTACAATGCTTACGGAATTGAAAGATGCGTTGTACTGGTCTCCAGACTGGGCCATCTTTCTCTCAGAAAAGCCGGAGGACTGCTGGGGATAGGCAACAAAAATGTTATTCCTGTAGATGTGGATGAACATAATAGAATAAAGCTCGATAGTCTGAATAATATCATTAAGGATATCAAGAAAGATGAAAAAAACACCAAAATACTGGCTATTGTAGGCATTGCAGGCACAACCGAAACCGGAACCATAGACCCCCTTAAAGAGCTTGGCAGTATCTGCGCTGAGAACAATATACATTATCACGTTGATGCCGCATGGGGAGGCCCGACAATTATGTCTAAAAAATACAGGCACCTGCTAAAAGGCATTGAACTTGCCGACTCCATAACAATAGACGGTCATAAACAATTATATATGCCGATGACATGCGGAATGGTATACTTTAAAGATCCGGCGCGCATGGACGCAGTCGCTTATCATTCAAACTACATAAACCGGCCTGGCTCTGTTGATCTGGGAATCAAATCGGTTGCCGGATCACGGGAAGCTAATTCCATAATACTAGACAGCGCGCTCAAGATAATGGGTACACAAGGTTACGCTCTTCTTATTGAACATAGCATAGAAACAGCGGTCAAATTTGCGCAAGAGATAAAAAACCGGCCTGACTTTCAGTTGATCACTGAACCTCAACTTAACATAATAACTTACAGAATATGCCCATTAAGTATACAGCAGCAACTTGATTACGCAGATCATGAGCAGCGGAAGGCCATTAACCAACGGCTTAATGAGATTACCCGGATAATTCAAATACTTCAAAGGGAGGCCGGCAATAGTTTTGTATCAAGGACGACTCTGCTCATCGGAAACAGCCATAAAGAAGAGATTGTTGTTTTCCGATGTGTGCTTATGAATCCTTTGACGGACATGACGATTCTGAGGAAAATCCTGGATGAACAGGAAAAAATTTATAGAATGATACTGCCTGAAGATAGATAG
- a CDS encoding IS3 family transposase (programmed frameshift): protein MGKIRKNYSASFKAKVALETVKKEKTISQLSSEYGVHSNQINQWRKRLLEELPDIFSKKRQKKEKDAEEFQAELYQQIGQLKVELDWLKKKLTFSIDIKRQYIEPNHSLIPVMRQCDLLGINRSTYYYQSCKDESYNLALMRLIDEEYTRYPFYGVEKMTAVLKRQGHTVNPKRIRRLMRLMGLEAIYPKPNLSKASKEHKIYPYLLRGVSIEQVDQVWSTDITYIRLNSGFIYLVAVIDWFSRYVLSYEFSTTLDKDFCIKALQGALKIAKPKIFNTDQGSQFTSDAFTGVLKKADVKISMDGRGRALDNIFVERLWRTVKYERVYLHNYETVREAIQNIGEYFGFYNNERLHQSLDYQTPAEIYFKTFPG, encoded by the exons ATGGGTAAAATTCGAAAAAATTACAGTGCATCATTCAAAGCTAAAGTAGCGCTTGAAACGGTTAAAAAGGAAAAGACGATTTCTCAACTATCTAGTGAATATGGAGTTCATTCAAATCAAATAAATCAATGGCGAAAGCGTCTATTAGAAGAATTGCCCGATATATTTTCAAAAAAGCGTCAAAAAAAAGAAAAAGACGCTGAAGAATTCCAGGCGGAGCTTTACCAGCAAATCGGCCAATTAAAGGTCGAATTGGACTGGCTAAAAAAAAAA CTAACCTTCTCAATTGATATAAAGCGTCAATACATTGAGCCGAATCATTCTTTGATACCGGTAATGCGCCAGTGTGATCTTTTGGGAATAAACAGATCAACCTATTACTATCAATCCTGCAAAGATGAGAGCTATAACCTGGCTCTCATGCGATTGATAGACGAAGAATATACCCGATATCCGTTCTACGGTGTTGAAAAAATGACGGCCGTATTAAAGCGACAAGGGCACACTGTTAATCCTAAACGAATAAGACGTTTGATGCGGCTTATGGGACTTGAAGCTATATATCCAAAACCAAATTTGAGCAAAGCATCAAAAGAGCATAAAATTTATCCATACTTGCTGCGAGGCGTTTCCATTGAGCAAGTTGACCAGGTGTGGTCAACGGATATTACCTATATCCGTTTGAATTCAGGTTTTATCTATCTTGTAGCAGTGATAGACTGGTTTAGTCGGTATGTCCTGAGCTACGAATTTTCAACCACATTGGATAAGGATTTTTGTATAAAAGCCTTACAGGGTGCCTTAAAAATTGCAAAACCTAAGATTTTTAACACGGATCAAGGCAGTCAGTTTACCAGTGATGCCTTTACCGGCGTTTTAAAAAAAGCCGATGTGAAGATCAGCATGGACGGCCGGGGCCGTGCTCTGGATAACATTTTCGTAGAGCGCCTTTGGCGTACCGTGAAATATGAACGTGTTTATCTTCACAATTATGAGACCGTCAGGGAGGCTATTCAAAACATTGGAGAATATTTTGGCTTTTACAATAATGAACGACTCCATCAATCTTTGGATTACCAGACCCCGGCAGAGATATATTTTAAAACTTTTCCAGGGTAA
- a CDS encoding MBL fold metallo-hydrolase: MKTKLIEIKQDDPGFNSFFGSWLCSDDITFIVDVGPAGSAQRLIDSLHFEKIERLDYIFITHIHIDHCGALADILEQFPMAKAVCHAKGIKHIVEPENLWKGSLKVLGDIAEMFGPPGPVAREKLIPHTETDIKNLMVIETPGHAAHHLSFCYKNLFFAGEAGGNYFLINGEEYLRPATPPRFFFDIFIKSVDKLLALDNQPIHYAHFGKAESSHRLLNRFREQLFLWKDILTGEFRKGGDDFINRSIDVLLEKDSNLEVFSKMAAGTQRRERIFLGNAVRGFEEYLRKTL, translated from the coding sequence ATGAAGACAAAATTGATTGAAATAAAACAGGATGATCCGGGCTTTAATTCATTTTTCGGGTCATGGCTCTGCAGTGATGATATCACCTTTATTGTCGATGTCGGTCCTGCCGGTTCGGCACAAAGACTTATAGATTCGTTACATTTCGAAAAAATAGAGAGGCTGGATTACATCTTTATTACACATATACATATAGATCATTGCGGCGCCCTGGCTGATATACTTGAGCAATTCCCAATGGCAAAGGCAGTCTGCCATGCCAAGGGTATAAAACATATTGTTGAACCTGAAAATCTTTGGAAGGGAAGCCTTAAAGTCCTCGGAGATATTGCCGAAATGTTTGGCCCTCCAGGACCGGTTGCAAGGGAGAAGTTAATCCCGCATACAGAAACAGATATAAAGAATCTTATGGTAATAGAAACACCCGGTCACGCAGCTCATCATCTGAGTTTCTGTTATAAAAATTTATTTTTTGCCGGTGAAGCAGGTGGTAATTATTTCCTAATAAACGGAGAGGAATACCTGCGCCCCGCCACACCGCCAAGGTTTTTTTTCGATATTTTCATAAAAAGTGTGGATAAGCTGCTGGCTTTGGATAATCAGCCTATCCATTATGCGCATTTTGGCAAAGCGGAAAGCTCTCACAGACTTTTAAACAGATTCAGGGAGCAGTTGTTTCTATGGAAAGATATTCTTACCGGAGAATTCCGAAAAGGCGGGGATGATTTTATAAACCGATCTATTGATGTACTGCTTGAAAAGGATTCCAACCTGGAAGTTTTTAGTAAAATGGCTGCCGGAACACAGAGACGGGAAAGAATTTTCCTGGGAAATGCGGTAAGGGGATTTGAGGAGTATTTAAGAAAAACTCTATAG
- the dapB gene encoding dihydrodipicolinate reductase — MNRIKVMINGIPGNVAVVMAKHTLMDERFELIPYSLTGPEITENNYQLNDFSVRLLRPDERAMAIIGIKDKEGAFISIDYTHPSAVNGNAEFYCKHSLPFVMGTTGGDRELLAGTVAKASISAVIAPNMAKQIVGFQAMMEWCADAFPGLFKGYSLEIKESHQKGKADTSGTAKALVECFRNMGVNCSEKNIIKERDPEIQKKVWDVPEEFLGGHGYHKYTLISEDKTVKFEFGHNINGRDVYVQGTLDAVVFLNQKIEESIHGRVFSMMDVLRK; from the coding sequence ATGAACCGTATAAAAGTCATGATTAACGGAATACCCGGTAATGTCGCGGTTGTTATGGCAAAACATACCCTGATGGATGAACGATTTGAACTGATTCCATATTCTTTGACCGGCCCTGAAATTACAGAGAATAATTATCAACTAAACGATTTTTCAGTAAGGTTGCTGCGCCCTGATGAACGAGCTATGGCAATCATAGGCATTAAGGATAAAGAGGGTGCTTTTATAAGTATCGATTATACCCACCCTTCTGCTGTGAACGGCAATGCCGAATTTTACTGTAAGCATAGCCTCCCATTTGTTATGGGTACAACCGGAGGTGACAGAGAACTGTTGGCCGGCACAGTAGCTAAGGCATCTATTTCAGCTGTAATTGCGCCAAACATGGCCAAGCAGATTGTGGGTTTCCAGGCCATGATGGAATGGTGCGCAGATGCTTTTCCAGGTCTGTTCAAAGGCTATTCGCTGGAAATAAAAGAGAGCCATCAGAAGGGTAAGGCGGACACAAGCGGAACAGCAAAAGCGCTTGTTGAATGTTTCAGGAATATGGGAGTTAACTGCTCTGAAAAGAATATAATCAAGGAGCGTGATCCGGAGATCCAGAAAAAAGTATGGGACGTGCCCGAGGAATTTCTGGGAGGGCATGGATATCATAAGTATACCCTTATATCAGAAGATAAAACCGTAAAATTTGAATTCGGCCATAATATTAACGGCAGAGATGTTTATGTGCAAGGCACGCTCGATGCTGTGGTTTTTCTAAATCAAAAAATTGAAGAGTCCATACATGGCCGGGTATTCAGCATGATGGATGTGTTAAGGAAATAG